From a single Pseudomonas triticicola genomic region:
- a CDS encoding OmpA family protein: MSLKSNALGILLLAGCASLYGCAGQHSEAALQQAGADFQKVKEDSNVLRIAPKDVIRAGESLARADRLSTYWGSGADVVHYAYLSQRYSEIAREHTNQALNEERAAKLELERQRLQLALRESKLLSVQQQGKWLEEQIVALATTQTDRGLVMTLGDVLFDTGQAELKNSANRVVLKIVQFLQLNPKRVVRIEGYTDSTGGRQENLKLSRDRAQSVADVLVDLGIDEKRIQVEGYGDQFPVDANASERGRAQNRRVEIVFSDEKGQLGAAR; this comes from the coding sequence ATGAGCCTCAAGTCCAATGCTCTCGGCATTCTGCTTCTTGCCGGTTGCGCCAGCCTGTACGGCTGCGCCGGCCAGCACAGCGAGGCGGCGCTGCAACAGGCTGGCGCTGATTTCCAGAAGGTCAAGGAAGATTCCAACGTCCTGCGCATCGCGCCGAAAGACGTGATCCGCGCCGGCGAATCCCTGGCCCGCGCCGATCGACTGTCGACCTATTGGGGCAGCGGTGCCGACGTGGTGCATTACGCCTACCTGAGCCAGCGCTACAGCGAAATCGCCCGCGAGCACACCAACCAGGCGCTCAACGAGGAACGCGCAGCCAAGCTCGAGCTTGAGCGTCAGCGTCTGCAACTGGCCCTGCGCGAATCGAAACTGCTCAGCGTGCAGCAACAAGGCAAGTGGCTGGAGGAACAGATCGTCGCGCTGGCGACCACGCAGACTGATCGCGGCCTGGTGATGACCCTCGGCGACGTGTTGTTCGACACCGGCCAGGCGGAACTGAAAAACTCGGCCAACCGCGTCGTGCTGAAGATCGTCCAGTTCCTGCAACTGAACCCCAAGCGAGTGGTGCGCATTGAGGGTTACACCGACAGCACTGGTGGCCGACAGGAAAACCTCAAACTGTCCCGCGATCGCGCGCAATCGGTGGCTGACGTGCTGGTCGATCTGGGTATCGACGAAAAACGCATTCAGGTCGAAGGTTACGGCGACCAGTTCCCGGTCGATGCCAACGCCTCCGAGCGTGGACGGGCGCAGAACCGCCGCGTAGAAATCGTGTTCTCTGACGAAAAAGGCCAGCTCGGCGCCGCCCGCTGA
- a CDS encoding PLP-dependent aminotransferase family protein, with protein sequence MTNLLLYQRIAQQLAEDIRRGVYQPGERVPSVRKMSSQLNVSHATVLQAYANLEDQGLIRARPQSGYYVHQTPALTAPTPDIARVERPGLVTRSSIIQQVLVESRREGVFPLGAAVPSVDYLPVRALHQQLAKVTRFHSPRAFSYMFSPGFEPLRRQVAIRMRDAGVVVDPSEVVITHGCVDALQMSLRVLTRPGDLIAAESPTYYGLLQLADLLGLKVIEIPSDPATGMSLEALQLAANQWSIKALVLTTRLSNPLGGTMPEERQKQLLRLASDFDIQIVEDDIYGELMFEQGRTKALKAYDRLDRVIYCSSFSKTLSPGVRIGWMIAGKYQQEIQRLQTFSTHSACSVTQMAIAAYLENGGYDRHLRYIRQEYRKNLSAFQLAVQQHFPEGTQMSRPTGGFILWVSLPGRVNTQELHVRALQQGISIAPGLIFSNTEQFNHCIRLNCGIPWNREAERALMTLGLLATQLCQETAGGF encoded by the coding sequence ATGACCAATCTCTTGCTCTACCAACGTATTGCTCAGCAACTGGCCGAAGACATCCGCCGTGGTGTCTATCAACCGGGGGAGCGCGTGCCTTCGGTGCGCAAGATGAGTTCGCAGCTCAACGTCAGCCATGCGACGGTGTTGCAGGCGTATGCCAACCTTGAGGATCAGGGCCTGATCCGCGCCCGGCCACAGTCGGGTTACTACGTACACCAGACCCCCGCGCTGACCGCGCCCACGCCGGACATTGCCCGGGTCGAACGGCCGGGGCTGGTGACGCGCAGCAGCATCATTCAGCAGGTATTGGTCGAATCCCGCCGCGAAGGCGTGTTTCCGCTGGGCGCTGCGGTGCCGAGTGTCGATTATCTGCCGGTGCGCGCGCTGCATCAGCAACTGGCCAAGGTCACCCGGTTTCACAGCCCACGGGCGTTCAGCTACATGTTCAGCCCCGGCTTCGAACCGCTGCGCCGGCAAGTGGCGATCCGCATGCGTGACGCCGGCGTGGTGGTCGATCCATCGGAAGTGGTGATCACCCACGGCTGTGTCGACGCCTTGCAGATGTCGTTGCGCGTGCTGACCCGGCCGGGCGATCTGATCGCAGCCGAATCGCCGACCTATTACGGCCTGCTGCAACTGGCCGATCTGCTCGGCCTGAAAGTCATCGAAATCCCCAGCGATCCCGCCACCGGCATGAGTCTGGAAGCCTTGCAACTGGCCGCCAACCAGTGGTCGATCAAGGCGCTGGTGCTGACCACGCGCCTGAGCAACCCCCTCGGCGGGACCATGCCGGAAGAGCGGCAGAAACAGTTGTTGCGTCTGGCCTCGGATTTCGACATTCAGATTGTCGAAGACGATATCTACGGCGAACTGATGTTCGAACAGGGCCGCACCAAAGCGCTGAAAGCCTACGACCGCCTGGATCGGGTGATCTACTGCTCGAGCTTCTCCAAAACCCTGTCACCGGGTGTGCGCATCGGCTGGATGATCGCCGGCAAATACCAGCAGGAAATTCAGCGCCTGCAAACTTTCAGCACCCATTCGGCGTGCAGCGTTACGCAGATGGCGATTGCCGCGTATCTGGAAAACGGCGGTTATGACCGGCATTTACGCTATATCCGCCAGGAATACCGGAAGAACCTCAGCGCCTTCCAGCTGGCGGTGCAGCAGCACTTCCCCGAGGGCACGCAAATGTCCCGGCCCACGGGCGGTTTCATACTCTGGGTGAGCTTGCCGGGGCGGGTCAACACTCAGGAATTGCATGTCCGCGCGCTGCAACAAGGCATCAGCATCGCGCCGGGGCTGATCTTCAGTAACACCGAGCAGTTCAACCACTGTATCCGCCTCAACTGCGGCATCCCGTGGAACCGCGAAGCGGAGCGGGCGCTGATGACGCTGGGTCTGTTGGCCACCCAACTGTGTCAGGAAACCGCTGGCGGATTCTGA